The following are from one region of the Stanieria cyanosphaera PCC 7437 genome:
- a CDS encoding sensor histidine kinase, translated as MICQIYFQFINRLDRIVWLIILTFASVIILEYTTPPEYVFGYLYTGTILLANHNLSTKTIWRVTLSAIALTIFNLFFPNLEPHNPATIANRLIAVMALAVTGWLSIRNRYSEEAVARSQAQLRTQQQLAILREDFVSTLTHDLKTPLLGAIETINAFQNGQFGAITPTQAKVLTMMSNSHRSSLELVQTLLDVYRNDIEGIQLKRETIDLSAIASEVIANLTNLATTRQVYLFLTHNESNFRSRFFVNGDALQLQRVFNNLIVNGINHSPRNGKVEIHLASDGEFHVIKVLDSGKGISSTELPHLFERFYQGGNDSSKDNFSARASTGSGLGLYLARQIIYAHGGTIWAENRLPQGAMFGFRLPAIAE; from the coding sequence ATGATATGTCAAATATATTTTCAATTTATCAATCGTCTTGATCGCATTGTTTGGCTAATTATTCTTACTTTTGCGAGCGTAATTATTTTGGAATACACTACCCCACCAGAATATGTCTTTGGTTATTTGTATACGGGAACAATTTTGCTGGCAAATCACAATTTAAGTACTAAAACTATCTGGCGAGTTACCTTAAGCGCGATCGCTTTAACTATTTTTAATTTATTTTTCCCTAACCTCGAACCGCACAATCCTGCTACGATCGCTAATAGATTAATTGCTGTCATGGCACTAGCAGTTACGGGTTGGTTAAGTATTCGCAATCGTTACTCTGAAGAAGCAGTAGCTCGTTCCCAAGCTCAATTACGCACTCAACAACAATTAGCTATTTTACGAGAAGATTTCGTTTCTACCCTAACTCACGATCTCAAAACTCCCTTACTAGGGGCGATTGAAACTATTAACGCCTTTCAAAATGGGCAATTTGGCGCAATTACTCCTACCCAAGCTAAAGTTTTAACCATGATGAGTAATTCCCATCGCTCTAGTTTGGAATTAGTGCAAACTCTATTGGATGTTTATCGGAATGATATTGAAGGAATTCAACTCAAACGCGAAACTATAGATTTAAGTGCGATCGCATCGGAAGTAATTGCTAACTTAACCAATCTAGCTACAACCCGTCAAGTTTATCTTTTCTTGACTCATAATGAATCTAATTTTCGTTCTCGTTTTTTTGTGAATGGGGATGCCTTGCAACTACAAAGAGTTTTTAATAATTTAATTGTTAATGGGATCAATCACTCACCTCGTAATGGCAAAGTTGAAATACACTTAGCTAGTGATGGTGAATTTCATGTCATCAAAGTTCTCGATAGTGGTAAAGGAATTAGCTCAACCGAATTACCTCATTTGTTTGAGCGTTTTTATCAAGGAGGCAATGATTCAAGTAAAGATAATTTTTCTGCTCGTGCTTCTACTGGCTCAGGCTTAGGATTATATTTAGCCAGACAAATTATTTATGCTCATGGAGGTACAATTTGGGCAGAAAATCGCTTACCTCAAGGTGCAATGTTTGGTTTTCGTTTACCAGCTATTGCCGAGTAA
- a CDS encoding type II toxin-antitoxin system HicA family toxin translates to MPKKIRELKAMLLKAGFELMPKRGKGSHAIYQYPGTTIRVNLPGKDGSNAKSYS, encoded by the coding sequence GTGCCGAAGAAAATAAGAGAATTGAAAGCAATGCTTCTCAAAGCTGGTTTTGAATTGATGCCTAAACGAGGTAAAGGTAGTCATGCAATATATCAATATCCTGGGACTACGATTAGAGTAAACTTACCTGGAAAAGATGGATCGAATGCCAAATCATATTCATAA
- a CDS encoding type II toxin-antitoxin system HicB family antitoxin — translation MQPVTYGETYQEALQSGLEVMDELILHLQAEGKPLPVAKLVSA, via the coding sequence ATGCAACCTGTTACTTATGGAGAAACCTATCAAGAAGCTTTACAATCTGGTTTGGAGGTAATGGACGAACTGATATTACATTTACAAGCTGAAGGAAAACCATTACCAGTAGCTAAATTAGTGTCGGCTTAA
- a CDS encoding response regulator — translation MNTIRLLLVEDDELFRLGLVVRLQQEAGIEILAEASDGEMAVELTNQYLPDVVLLDVGLPGIGGVEACRKIKQLHPNIPILVLTSHFKKQLIEQLIAVGASGYCLKGVEAETLILALRSVAAGASWWDAAITSEIRAAFQSYSVKDTNENNPLTSRETEILALIAAGKSNNEIAQQLHITIGTVRVHVHAILQKLEVRDRTSAAIMAIQQGLVIIEQ, via the coding sequence ATGAATACAATTCGCCTTTTGCTAGTAGAAGATGACGAACTATTTCGCCTCGGACTGGTAGTGAGATTACAACAAGAAGCAGGGATCGAAATCTTAGCCGAAGCGAGCGATGGAGAAATGGCGGTAGAATTAACCAATCAATATCTACCTGATGTGGTTTTACTCGATGTTGGTTTACCAGGAATAGGCGGAGTAGAAGCTTGTCGTAAAATCAAACAATTACATCCCAATATACCCATTTTAGTTTTAACTTCCCATTTTAAAAAACAATTAATCGAACAGTTAATTGCAGTAGGTGCGTCGGGATACTGTCTCAAAGGAGTTGAAGCCGAAACCTTGATTTTAGCCTTGCGTTCGGTTGCTGCGGGGGCTTCTTGGTGGGATGCAGCGATCACCTCAGAAATTCGTGCAGCATTTCAATCTTATTCTGTGAAAGATACTAATGAAAATAATCCTCTAACAAGCAGAGAAACAGAGATTTTAGCTTTAATTGCAGCAGGAAAAAGCAATAATGAAATTGCCCAACAACTCCACATTACGATCGGGACGGTTAGAGTTCATGTCCATGCTATTTTACAAAAATTAGAAGTACGAGATCGCACTTCGGCAGCTATTATGGCAATTCAACAGGGATTAGTAATTATCGAGCAATAG